Proteins found in one Synechococcus sp. LA31 genomic segment:
- the cofG gene encoding 7,8-didemethyl-8-hydroxy-5-deazariboflavin synthase subunit CofG yields the protein MGSVAVRGVITWSPSVTLVPTRGCFNACTYCSFRLPVDRAPVLLLAEASAQLEARPAAAEVLLLSGEVAPGAPQRAAWFGHLRALSALALRHGRLPHTNAGPLSAREMVALARLNPSMGLMLEGLGPAYEALHGRAPSKSPEVRLAQLEQAGRLGVPFTTGLLLGVGETMAERERALHVLAALQRRWGHLQEVILQPWRPDGDTAQHLKPSEQQELLATIAMARQLLPAEVHLQTPPNLWPIERLPQALEAGISDLGGIDVHDVINPAYPQPPVAELRQRLQHRGWELEARTCVHRAWWSWLPGALRRRVERGARLLASASAQANATHL from the coding sequence GTGGGTTCAGTGGCAGTGCGGGGTGTGATCACCTGGAGCCCCAGCGTCACGCTGGTTCCCACCCGCGGCTGCTTTAACGCTTGCACCTACTGCAGCTTCCGGCTTCCGGTGGATCGCGCGCCGGTGCTCTTGTTGGCTGAGGCCAGCGCTCAACTGGAGGCGCGTCCTGCGGCCGCGGAGGTGCTGCTCCTCAGTGGTGAAGTGGCGCCAGGTGCGCCGCAGCGTGCGGCTTGGTTTGGCCATCTGCGAGCTCTCAGCGCTTTGGCCCTGCGCCACGGCCGCTTGCCGCACACCAATGCTGGCCCTCTCTCTGCGCGAGAGATGGTTGCCCTGGCCAGGCTCAATCCCTCCATGGGGCTGATGCTCGAGGGATTGGGGCCGGCCTACGAGGCGCTTCATGGCCGGGCCCCGAGCAAGAGCCCTGAGGTGCGGCTAGCTCAGCTGGAGCAGGCCGGGCGTTTGGGTGTTCCCTTCACCACAGGTTTGTTGCTGGGGGTGGGTGAAACCATGGCTGAGCGCGAACGAGCTCTGCATGTGCTCGCCGCTCTACAGCGGCGCTGGGGCCATCTCCAGGAGGTGATCCTCCAGCCCTGGCGCCCCGATGGTGACACCGCTCAGCATTTGAAACCCTCCGAGCAGCAGGAGCTTTTGGCCACCATCGCCATGGCGCGGCAGCTGTTGCCCGCAGAGGTGCATCTGCAGACGCCACCCAACCTCTGGCCGATCGAGCGGTTGCCCCAAGCGCTGGAGGCCGGGATCAGTGATCTGGGCGGGATTGATGTTCACGATGTGATCAACCCGGCTTATCCCCAACCCCCTGTCGCTGAGCTTCGGCAGCGGTTGCAGCATCGAGGCTGGGAGCTTGAGGCCCGCACCTGCGTGCACCGTGCCTGGTGGTCCTGGCTGCCTGGAGCCTTGCGGCGCCGCGTGGAGCGGGGTGCGCGCTTGTTAGCGTCCGCATCGGCTCAGGCCAACGCGACCCACCTCTGA
- a CDS encoding sensor histidine kinase KdpD, whose amino-acid sequence MRVERLEDQPNRPAVMSEALPHLRVEIDRLMSLTHLLQEAAGEQIEPFQPRLSALDELCERVAASYPQQPIELAVPRLLVRLDQSLIERALQNLIDNAIRYGRAPIRLAAHQQKSTVILQVEDSGSGLSSANLLGMPRIAPADDRQQRKRSGVGLTIVERCCQLHGGRLALQRSALGGLQAELHLPMS is encoded by the coding sequence ATGCGGGTGGAGCGGCTCGAAGATCAACCCAACCGCCCCGCGGTGATGAGCGAAGCGCTACCGCACCTGCGGGTCGAGATCGACCGGCTGATGAGCCTCACCCATCTATTGCAGGAAGCAGCCGGAGAGCAGATCGAGCCGTTCCAACCTCGGCTGAGCGCGCTTGATGAACTGTGTGAACGGGTGGCTGCCAGCTACCCGCAGCAACCGATCGAGCTGGCCGTGCCGCGTCTGCTGGTGCGGCTCGACCAGAGCCTGATTGAGCGGGCCCTGCAGAACCTGATCGATAACGCCATCCGCTACGGCCGCGCACCAATCCGTCTGGCCGCCCACCAACAGAAATCAACCGTGATTTTGCAGGTGGAAGACAGTGGCTCCGGTCTGAGCAGCGCCAATCTGCTGGGCATGCCGCGCATTGCCCCCGCCGACGACCGTCAGCAGCGCAAGCGGTCCGGGGTGGGACTCACGATCGTGGAGCGCTGCTGCCAACTCCATGGCGGCCGGTTGGCTTTGCAACGCTCAGCCCTCGGCGGCCTACAGGCAGAACTGCACCTGCCTATGAGCTAG
- a CDS encoding photosystem II high light acclimation radical SAM protein, whose protein sequence is MRHASQEDQRVLLVRLPCNPIFPIGPVYLADHIHKLFPQIEQQILDLAAVPLLDVEAVLKQQIERFQPTLLVFSWRDIQIYAPVDGRGGNPLQNSFEVFYARNPIKRLRGAFGGLRLMASFYGELWRNLRLVRRGLRTARRFQPRATAVLGGGAVSVFYEQLGRKLPRGTVVSVGEGEPLLEKMIRGESLAAERCFLAGAEPRPGLIHEQPAGMEKTACDYGYIASIWPQLDWYLDGGDFYVGVQTKRGCPHNCCYCVYTVVEGKAVRVNPVEEVIAEMRQLYAKGVRGFWFTDAQFIPARRYIDDAKQLLRAIQAQGWSDIRWAAYIRADNLDAELAELMVATGMDYFEIGITSGSQELVRKMRMGYNLRTVLDNCRLLARAGFREHVSVNYSFNVIDERPETIRQTVAYHRELERIFGADKVEPAIFFIGLQPHTHLEQYGFDQGLIKPGYNPMSMLPWTARQLLWNPEPMGSTFGRICLEAFERNPADFGRTVMDLLERDYGLAPLEEALHAPVEGRRALATASR, encoded by the coding sequence GTGCGACACGCCTCCCAGGAGGATCAGCGGGTGCTGCTGGTGCGCCTGCCCTGTAATCCCATCTTTCCGATCGGTCCGGTTTACCTGGCCGATCACATCCACAAACTGTTTCCGCAGATCGAGCAGCAGATCCTCGATCTAGCTGCGGTGCCGTTGTTGGACGTGGAGGCGGTGCTCAAACAGCAGATCGAACGCTTTCAGCCCACGTTGTTGGTGTTCTCCTGGCGCGATATCCAGATCTATGCGCCCGTGGACGGGCGCGGTGGCAATCCACTGCAGAACTCCTTTGAGGTGTTCTATGCCCGTAACCCCATCAAGCGCCTACGTGGCGCTTTCGGCGGTCTGCGGCTGATGGCCTCGTTTTACGGCGAGCTCTGGCGCAATTTGCGGCTGGTGCGCCGCGGGCTGCGGACGGCCCGTCGCTTCCAGCCCCGCGCCACGGCCGTGCTTGGAGGTGGCGCCGTGAGTGTGTTCTACGAGCAGTTGGGCCGCAAGCTCCCCCGCGGAACGGTGGTCTCGGTGGGGGAAGGCGAGCCGCTGCTCGAGAAGATGATCCGCGGTGAATCGCTGGCGGCTGAGCGCTGCTTCCTCGCTGGTGCAGAGCCCAGGCCTGGGCTGATCCACGAGCAGCCGGCGGGTATGGAGAAAACTGCCTGCGATTACGGCTACATCGCCTCGATTTGGCCGCAGCTGGATTGGTATCTCGATGGCGGCGACTTTTACGTGGGCGTGCAAACCAAACGCGGTTGCCCCCATAACTGCTGCTACTGCGTTTACACCGTGGTGGAAGGCAAAGCGGTGCGCGTGAACCCCGTGGAGGAGGTGATCGCCGAGATGCGTCAGCTCTATGCCAAGGGCGTGCGCGGCTTCTGGTTCACCGATGCCCAGTTCATCCCCGCACGCCGTTACATCGACGATGCCAAGCAGCTGTTGCGAGCCATTCAGGCTCAGGGATGGAGCGATATTCGCTGGGCTGCCTACATCCGCGCCGACAACCTCGACGCCGAGTTGGCGGAGTTAATGGTGGCCACCGGGATGGACTACTTCGAGATCGGCATCACCTCCGGCTCCCAGGAGCTCGTGCGCAAGATGCGTATGGGCTACAACCTGCGCACCGTGCTCGACAACTGCCGTTTGCTAGCTCGGGCGGGCTTCCGCGAACACGTGTCGGTGAACTACTCGTTCAACGTGATCGACGAACGACCGGAGACGATCCGCCAGACCGTGGCTTATCACCGTGAGCTCGAGCGGATCTTTGGGGCGGACAAGGTGGAGCCGGCGATCTTCTTCATCGGCCTGCAGCCCCACACCCACCTTGAGCAGTACGGCTTCGATCAAGGCCTGATCAAGCCGGGCTACAACCCGATGAGCATGCTCCCGTGGACAGCCCGCCAGCTGCTGTGGAATCCCGAGCCGATGGGCAGCACTTTTGGTCGTATCTGCCTGGAGGCGTTCGAGCGCAACCCAGCTGATTTTGGCCGCACGGTGATGGACCTGCTCGAGCGCGATTACGGCTTGGCTCCCTTGGAGGAGGCGTTGCATGCACCGGTGGAGGGGCGCCGCGCCCTGGCCACCGCCAGCCGTTGA